From the Streptomyces sp. KMM 9044 genome, one window contains:
- the fmt gene encoding methionyl-tRNA formyltransferase: protein MKLVFAGTPEVAVPALDALLASERHEVAAVVTRPDAPAGRGRRLVASPVAERAQEAGIEVLRPVKPRDPEFIERLREIAPDCCPVVAYGALLPRAALEIPDRGWVNLHFSLLPAWRGAAPVQYAVMAGDEITGASTFLIEEGLDSGPVYGTVTEEIRPTDTSGDLLTRLAFAGAGLLAATMDGIEDGTLKAVPQPADGITLAPKVSVEDARVDWSAPALRVDRIVRGCTPAPGAWTTFRGERLKLVQVTPAPGRTDLAPGRLATGKNNVYVGTGSHAMELLWVQAQGKKPMRAADWARGVRIGTEETVGG, encoded by the coding sequence ATGAAGCTCGTCTTCGCCGGTACCCCCGAGGTCGCCGTTCCCGCTCTGGACGCTCTTCTCGCCTCGGAGCGGCACGAGGTGGCCGCCGTCGTCACCCGGCCCGACGCACCCGCCGGGCGGGGCCGCAGGCTGGTCGCCTCCCCGGTCGCCGAGCGGGCGCAGGAGGCCGGGATCGAGGTGCTCAGGCCGGTGAAGCCGCGAGACCCGGAGTTCATCGAGCGGCTGCGTGAGATCGCCCCCGACTGCTGTCCCGTCGTCGCCTACGGCGCCCTGCTGCCCCGGGCCGCCCTCGAGATCCCGGACCGGGGCTGGGTCAACCTGCACTTCTCGCTGCTGCCCGCCTGGCGCGGGGCGGCGCCCGTGCAGTACGCCGTCATGGCGGGCGACGAGATCACCGGCGCGTCCACCTTCCTCATCGAGGAAGGGCTCGACTCGGGGCCGGTCTACGGCACCGTCACCGAGGAGATCCGCCCCACGGACACCAGCGGCGACCTGCTCACGCGGCTCGCCTTCGCCGGCGCCGGACTGCTCGCCGCGACCATGGACGGCATCGAGGACGGCACCCTGAAGGCCGTACCGCAGCCCGCCGACGGGATCACCCTCGCCCCGAAGGTCTCCGTGGAGGACGCCCGCGTCGACTGGAGTGCCCCGGCCCTGCGCGTCGACCGCATCGTGCGCGGCTGCACGCCCGCGCCCGGTGCCTGGACCACTTTCCGGGGTGAGCGGCTCAAGCTCGTCCAGGTCACGCCCGCCCCCGGCCGTACGGATCTCGCACCCGGACGGCTGGCCACGGGCAAGAACAACGTGTACGTCGGCACCGGCTCGCACGCCATGGAACTGCTGTGGGTGCAGGCCCAGGGCAAGAAGCCGATGCGCGCGGCCGACTGGGCCCGCGGAGTACGGATCGGGACCGAGGAGACCGTAGGCGGCTGA
- a CDS encoding RsmB/NOP family class I SAM-dependent RNA methyltransferase: MSDQPRRPRKPYRRPKKDPVRFLAFEALRAVDEREAYANLVLPPLLRKARQGGDFDARDAALATELVYGTLRRQGTYDAVVAACVDRPLREVDPPVLDVLSLGAHQLLGTRIPTHAAVSASVELARVVLGDGRAKFVNAVLRKVAQHDLDGWLERVAPPYDEDPEDHLAVVHSHPRWVVSALWDSLGGGRAGIEELLRADNERPEVTLVARPGRATTGELLAEEAALPGRWSPYAVRLSEGGEPGAIPAVADGRAGVQDEGSQLVALALANAPLDGPDRMWLDGCAGPGGKAALLAALAAERGAVLLASEKQPHRAGLVAKALAGSPGPYQVVAADGTRPPWRPGTFDRVLVDVPCTGLGALRRRPEARWRRRPGDLEGFAPLQRELLRTALESVRVGGVVGYATCSPHLAETRAVVADLLKQFPDAELLDARPLLPGVPELGEGPDVQLWPHVHGTDGMYLALIRRTG, translated from the coding sequence GTGAGTGACCAGCCCCGTCGTCCCCGCAAGCCCTACCGCCGGCCCAAGAAGGACCCCGTCCGTTTCCTCGCCTTCGAGGCCCTGCGGGCCGTGGACGAGCGGGAGGCCTACGCCAACCTCGTTCTGCCGCCCCTGCTGCGCAAGGCGCGCCAGGGCGGTGACTTCGACGCCAGGGACGCGGCGCTCGCCACCGAGCTGGTCTACGGCACGCTGCGCCGGCAGGGGACGTACGACGCGGTCGTCGCCGCCTGTGTCGACCGGCCGCTGCGTGAGGTGGACCCGCCCGTCCTCGACGTGCTCAGCCTCGGCGCGCACCAGCTGCTCGGGACCCGGATCCCGACCCATGCCGCCGTGTCCGCCTCCGTCGAGCTCGCGCGCGTGGTGCTCGGCGACGGGCGGGCCAAGTTCGTCAACGCAGTCCTGCGCAAGGTCGCGCAGCACGACCTCGACGGCTGGCTCGAGCGGGTCGCGCCGCCGTACGACGAGGACCCCGAGGACCATCTCGCCGTGGTGCACTCGCACCCGCGCTGGGTCGTCTCCGCGCTGTGGGACTCCCTCGGCGGTGGTCGGGCCGGCATCGAGGAACTGCTGCGGGCCGACAACGAGCGGCCCGAGGTGACGCTCGTGGCCCGCCCCGGCCGGGCCACCACCGGGGAACTGCTGGCCGAGGAGGCAGCCCTGCCGGGCCGCTGGTCGCCGTACGCGGTACGGCTGAGCGAGGGCGGCGAGCCGGGTGCGATCCCGGCCGTGGCGGACGGCAGGGCCGGCGTGCAGGACGAGGGAAGCCAGCTCGTCGCGCTCGCCCTGGCCAACGCCCCGCTGGACGGGCCCGACCGGATGTGGCTGGACGGTTGTGCCGGCCCCGGCGGCAAGGCCGCGCTGCTCGCCGCGCTCGCCGCCGAGCGCGGCGCCGTCCTGCTGGCCTCCGAGAAGCAGCCGCACCGGGCCGGACTGGTCGCGAAGGCGCTGGCCGGGAGCCCCGGCCCCTACCAGGTCGTTGCCGCCGACGGGACCCGGCCGCCGTGGCGGCCCGGCACCTTCGACCGGGTGCTGGTCGACGTGCCGTGCACCGGCCTCGGCGCCCTGCGCCGGCGCCCCGAGGCGCGCTGGCGGCGCCGGCCGGGCGACCTGGAGGGCTTCGCCCCGCTGCAGCGCGAGCTGCTGCGCACCGCCCTGGAGTCCGTACGGGTCGGCGGTGTCGTCGGCTACGCCACCTGCTCGCCGCACCTGGCCGAGACCCGGGCCGTGGTCGCCGACCTCCTCAAGCAGTTCCCGGACGCCGAACTCCTCGACGCCCGGCCGCTGCTGCCCGGCGTCCCGGAACTGGGCGAGGGCCCCGACGTCCAGCTGTGGCCGCATGTGCACGGGACCGACGGCATGTATCTGGCGCTCATCCGCCGGACCGGCTGA
- the coaBC gene encoding bifunctional phosphopantothenoylcysteine decarboxylase/phosphopantothenate--cysteine ligase CoaBC, with the protein MGKPKVVLGVSGGIAAYKACELLRRLTESGHDVRVVPTASALHFVGAATWSALSGHPVSTEVWDDVHEVPHVRIGQHADLVVVAPATADTLAKAAHGLADDLLTNTLLTARCPVVFAPAMHTEMWEHPATQENAATLRRRGAVVVEPAVGRLTGADSGKGRLPEPDEIFEVCRRVLARGVGEPDLGGRHVVVSAGGTREPLDPVRFLGNRSSGKQGYALARTAAARGARVTLIAANAGLPDPAGVDVVPVETAVQLREEVLRAAADADAVVMAAAVADFRPAAYAAGKIKKQDGREPEPVALVRTPDILAEISADRARPGQVVVGFAAETDDVLANGRAKLKRKGCDLLVVNEVGERKTFGSEENEAVVLDADGSETPVAHGPKEALADTVWDLVAGRLG; encoded by the coding sequence GTGGGCAAGCCGAAGGTCGTTCTGGGCGTCAGCGGCGGCATCGCCGCGTACAAGGCCTGTGAGCTGCTCAGGAGACTGACGGAGTCGGGACACGACGTCCGCGTCGTCCCCACCGCCTCCGCGCTGCACTTCGTCGGCGCCGCCACCTGGTCCGCGCTCTCCGGCCACCCCGTCTCGACCGAGGTGTGGGACGACGTCCACGAGGTGCCGCACGTCCGCATCGGGCAGCACGCCGACCTGGTCGTCGTCGCCCCGGCCACCGCGGACACGCTGGCGAAGGCGGCGCATGGCCTGGCCGACGACCTCCTCACCAACACCCTGCTCACCGCCCGCTGTCCCGTGGTCTTCGCCCCCGCCATGCACACCGAGATGTGGGAGCACCCGGCCACACAGGAGAATGCGGCCACCTTGCGCCGGCGCGGAGCCGTCGTCGTCGAACCGGCGGTGGGCCGGCTCACCGGCGCCGACAGCGGCAAGGGCAGGCTGCCCGAACCGGACGAGATCTTCGAGGTCTGCCGCCGGGTGCTGGCCCGGGGCGTCGGCGAGCCCGACCTCGGAGGCCGGCACGTCGTGGTCAGCGCCGGCGGCACCCGGGAGCCCCTCGACCCCGTCCGCTTCCTGGGCAACCGCTCCTCCGGCAAGCAGGGCTACGCGCTCGCCCGGACCGCCGCGGCGCGGGGCGCACGGGTCACCCTGATCGCCGCCAACGCCGGACTGCCCGACCCGGCGGGTGTGGACGTCGTCCCCGTCGAGACCGCCGTACAACTGCGCGAGGAAGTACTCCGGGCCGCCGCCGACGCCGACGCGGTGGTCATGGCCGCAGCGGTCGCCGACTTCCGCCCCGCGGCGTACGCGGCCGGGAAGATCAAGAAGCAGGACGGCCGGGAGCCCGAGCCCGTCGCCCTGGTGCGCACCCCGGACATCCTCGCGGAGATCTCCGCCGACCGGGCCCGCCCCGGACAGGTGGTCGTCGGCTTCGCCGCGGAGACGGACGACGTGCTCGCCAACGGACGCGCCAAGCTGAAGCGCAAGGGCTGCGATCTGCTCGTGGTCAACGAGGTGGGCGAGCGCAAGACCTTCGGTTCCGAGGAGAACGAGGCCGTGGTGCTGGACGCCGACGGCAGCGAGACGCCCGTGGCGCACGGCCCCAAGGAAGCCCTGGCCGACACGGTCTGGGACCTGGTGGCAGGGCGCCTCGGCTGA
- the rpe gene encoding ribulose-phosphate 3-epimerase, whose amino-acid sequence MAAQINPSILSADFARLADEAQAVEGADWLHVDVMDNHFVPNLTLGVPVVESLARATDIPLDCHLMIEAPDRWAPQYVEAGAGSVTFHVEAAAAPVRLAREIRAKGARASMALRPATPIEPYEDLLPELDMLLIMTVEPGFGGQAFLDVMLPKIRRTRELISKHGLDLWLQVDGGVSASTIEQCADAGADVFVAGSAVYGAQDPAEAVRALRTQAEAVTAKASWACGH is encoded by the coding sequence ATGGCCGCGCAGATCAACCCCAGTATTCTCTCCGCCGACTTCGCCCGCCTCGCGGACGAGGCGCAGGCGGTCGAGGGAGCCGACTGGCTTCACGTCGACGTCATGGACAACCATTTCGTCCCGAACCTCACACTCGGTGTGCCGGTCGTGGAGTCGCTCGCCCGCGCGACGGACATTCCACTGGACTGCCACCTGATGATCGAGGCCCCCGATCGCTGGGCGCCCCAGTACGTCGAGGCGGGGGCCGGTTCCGTCACCTTCCACGTCGAGGCGGCCGCGGCACCCGTGCGGCTGGCCCGGGAGATCAGGGCCAAGGGGGCCAGGGCCTCCATGGCCCTGCGGCCCGCGACGCCGATCGAGCCGTACGAGGACCTCCTCCCCGAGCTCGACATGCTGCTGATCATGACGGTCGAACCGGGTTTCGGGGGCCAGGCCTTCCTCGACGTCATGCTTCCGAAGATTCGCCGCACCCGCGAGTTGATCAGCAAGCACGGTCTGGACCTCTGGCTCCAGGTCGACGGCGGTGTTTCGGCGTCCACCATCGAGCAGTGCGCCGACGCCGGGGCCGATGTCTTCGTCGCGGGATCCGCCGTGTACGGGGCACAGGACCCGGCCGAGGCGGTACGTGCACTGCGCACGCAGGCAGAGGCCGTCACGGCCAAGGCATCCTGGGCGTGCGGCCACTGA
- a CDS encoding ribonuclease domain-containing protein: MLPRRARPSGAARPPARDEAAPARADGMATFQEPDLPGQARRTPDLIATGGPFPHDQDGPVSGSFEGLPPQREHDCRHEYAAGTPGSPGHGAWRVVTGRDGGTYCTDDPHAPFRAVPE; the protein is encoded by the coding sequence GTGCTGCCCCGGCGCGCCCGCCCCTCGGGGGCCGCCCGCCCACCGGCGCGGGACGAGGCGGCCCCCGCCCGGGCCGACGGCATGGCCACCTTCCAGGAGCCCGACCTTCCTGGGCAGGCGCGGCGCACGCCGGACCTCATCGCCACGGGCGGCCCCTTCCCGCACGACCAGGACGGCCCCGTTTCCGGCAGCTTCGAAGGGCTGCCGCCCCAGCGGGAACACGACTGCCGTCACGAGTACGCGGCGGGGACACCGGGCTCGCCCGGCCACGGGGCGTGGCGCGTCGTCACCGGGCGCGACGGCGGGACGTACTGCACCGACGACCCCCACGCACCGTTCAGGGCGGTACCGGAATGA
- a CDS encoding primosomal protein N' — protein sequence MSSENGGSKEADGGARGAPPEQLALIRETVRKAGTPRAKPRTWRGTALAGHLPVARVLVDKGVLHLDRYFDYAVPEELDADAQPGVRVRVRFGAGRHRVREGRREGGGLIDGFLVERLAESDYAGPLAALAQVVSPEPVLSGELLGLARAVADRYAGSLADVLQLAVPPRSARAERRPSPDPAPPPPAPEPGSWARYEQGPGFLRELSAGGAPRAVWNALPGPLWSEELARAVAATLASGRGALVVLPDGRSVARVDAALTGLLGKGRHAVLTAEAGPEKRYAQWLAVRRGSVRAVIGTRAAMFAPVRDLGLVALWDDGDDSHGEQHAPQPHAREVLLLRAAQDKCGFLLGSWSCTVEAAQLVETGWAGPLVAGRDRVRAAAPLVRTVGDGDLARDEAARAARLPSLAWQAVKEGLRHGPVLVQVPRRGYVPRMACANCRAPARCRHCAGPMEAPGADDLRCGWCGREESGWHCPECGGFRLRAQVVGARRTAEELGRAFPAVPVRTSGREQVLDTVPEAPALVVSTPGAEPVAEGGYAAALLLDGWAMLSRPDLRAGEDALRRWIAAAALVRPQTEGGTVVVVAEPTLRPVQALVRWDPAGHAVRELGERAELGFPPVSRMAAVSGPAEAVAGFLRAAELPGEAEVLGPVPLPVTPTGRPRRPGGPPPGGHWERALIRVPRGRGAALTAALKSAQAARMARGGDEPVWVRIDPPDIG from the coding sequence GTGAGCAGCGAGAACGGCGGGAGCAAAGAGGCGGACGGCGGTGCGCGGGGCGCGCCGCCCGAGCAGCTCGCGCTCATCCGGGAGACCGTGCGCAAGGCCGGCACACCCCGGGCCAAGCCGCGGACCTGGCGAGGCACCGCGCTCGCCGGACACCTGCCGGTGGCGCGTGTCCTCGTCGACAAGGGCGTCCTGCACCTCGACCGGTACTTCGACTACGCCGTGCCCGAGGAACTCGACGCCGACGCGCAGCCGGGCGTCCGGGTGCGGGTGCGTTTCGGGGCCGGCCGGCACCGGGTGCGCGAGGGACGCCGCGAAGGCGGCGGGCTCATCGACGGGTTCCTGGTCGAGCGGCTCGCCGAGTCCGACTACGCGGGTCCGCTGGCCGCCCTCGCCCAGGTGGTCTCACCCGAGCCGGTCCTGAGCGGGGAACTGCTGGGGCTGGCCCGCGCGGTCGCCGACCGGTACGCGGGCAGTCTCGCCGACGTGCTCCAGCTCGCCGTACCGCCGCGCAGCGCCCGCGCCGAGCGGCGGCCCTCGCCCGACCCGGCGCCACCGCCCCCGGCCCCCGAGCCGGGCTCCTGGGCCCGGTACGAGCAGGGGCCCGGCTTCCTCCGGGAGCTGTCCGCCGGCGGGGCTCCGCGCGCCGTGTGGAACGCGCTGCCCGGACCGCTCTGGAGCGAGGAACTGGCCCGCGCGGTCGCCGCGACCCTGGCCTCCGGCCGAGGCGCCCTCGTCGTCCTGCCGGACGGACGGAGCGTCGCCCGCGTCGACGCCGCGCTCACCGGACTCCTGGGCAAGGGACGGCACGCGGTGCTGACCGCCGAGGCCGGGCCCGAGAAGCGGTACGCGCAGTGGCTGGCCGTGCGCCGCGGGTCCGTGCGCGCCGTGATCGGCACCCGGGCGGCGATGTTCGCACCCGTCCGGGACCTCGGGCTGGTCGCGCTCTGGGACGACGGCGACGACAGCCACGGCGAGCAGCACGCCCCGCAGCCCCACGCGCGCGAGGTGCTGCTGTTGCGGGCGGCACAGGACAAGTGCGGTTTCCTGCTGGGAAGCTGGAGCTGCACGGTGGAGGCCGCCCAACTGGTGGAGACAGGCTGGGCCGGGCCCCTGGTCGCCGGCCGGGACCGGGTACGGGCCGCCGCCCCGCTGGTGCGGACCGTCGGGGACGGGGATCTCGCGCGGGACGAGGCAGCCCGCGCCGCCCGGCTGCCGTCGCTTGCCTGGCAGGCCGTCAAGGAAGGGCTGCGGCACGGGCCGGTGCTCGTGCAGGTGCCCCGGCGCGGCTACGTCCCGCGGATGGCGTGCGCCAACTGCCGTGCCCCGGCGCGGTGCAGGCACTGCGCGGGGCCGATGGAAGCACCCGGCGCCGACGATCTGCGGTGCGGCTGGTGCGGGCGCGAGGAGAGCGGCTGGCACTGCCCGGAGTGCGGCGGGTTCCGGCTGCGGGCCCAGGTGGTGGGGGCGCGCCGGACCGCCGAGGAACTGGGCCGGGCCTTCCCCGCCGTACCGGTGCGCACCTCCGGGCGCGAGCAGGTGCTGGACACGGTTCCCGAGGCGCCCGCGCTGGTGGTGAGCACGCCGGGGGCCGAGCCGGTCGCCGAGGGCGGGTACGCGGCAGCGCTGCTGCTGGACGGCTGGGCCATGCTGAGCCGGCCCGACCTGCGGGCGGGGGAGGACGCGTTGCGCCGCTGGATCGCCGCGGCGGCGCTGGTACGTCCGCAGACGGAGGGCGGCACGGTCGTGGTGGTCGCCGAGCCGACCCTGAGGCCCGTGCAGGCGCTGGTGCGGTGGGACCCCGCAGGCCACGCGGTACGGGAGCTGGGGGAGCGGGCCGAACTGGGATTCCCGCCGGTCTCCCGGATGGCGGCCGTGTCGGGGCCCGCGGAGGCTGTCGCCGGGTTCCTCCGCGCGGCCGAACTCCCCGGGGAGGCGGAGGTACTGGGGCCCGTCCCGCTGCCCGTCACGCCCACTGGCCGCCCGCGGCGACCCGGCGGCCCGCCGCCCGGGGGCCACTGGGAGCGGGCCCTGATCCGCGTACCCCGGGGCAGGGGGGCCGCGCTGACCGCCGCCCTGAAGTCCGCCCAGGCGGCCCGCATGGCCCGCGGCGGTGACGAACCGGTGTGGGTACGGATCGACCCGCCCGACATCGGCTGA
- the rpoZ gene encoding DNA-directed RNA polymerase subunit omega, giving the protein MSSSISTPEGIINPPIDELLEATDSKYSLVIYAAKRARQINAYYSQLGEGLLEYVGPLVDTHVHEKPLSIALREINAGLLTSEAIEGPAQ; this is encoded by the coding sequence GTGTCCTCTTCCATCTCCACGCCCGAGGGCATCATCAACCCGCCGATCGACGAGCTTCTCGAGGCCACGGACTCGAAGTACAGCCTCGTGATCTACGCGGCCAAGCGGGCTCGCCAGATCAACGCGTACTACTCGCAGCTCGGCGAGGGTCTCCTCGAGTACGTCGGCCCCCTCGTCGACACCCACGTCCATGAGAAGCCGCTCTCGATCGCCCTGCGCGAGATCAACGCGGGACTGCTGACCTCCGAGGCCATCGAGGGCCCCGCCCAGTAG
- the metK gene encoding methionine adenosyltransferase: MSRRLFTSESVTEGHPDKIADQISDTILDALLREDPNSRVAVETLITTGMVHVAGEVTTKAYAPIPQLVRDKILEIGYDSSKKGFDGASCGVSVSIGAQSPDIAQGVDTAYENRVEGDEDELDRQGAGDQGLMFGYASDETPTLMPLPVFLAHRLSKRLSEVRKNGTIPYLRPDGKTQITIEYDGDKAVRLDTVVVSSQHASDIDLESLLAPDIREFVVEPELKALLDEGIKLDTEKYRLLVNPTGRFEIGGPMGDAGLTGRKIIIDTYGGMARHGGGAFSGKDPSKVDRSAAYAMRWVAKNVVAAGLAARCEVQVAYAIGKAEPVGLFVETFGTAKVDTELIERAIDEVFDLRPAAIIRDLDLLRPIYSQTAAYGHFGRELPDFTWERTNRVDALRKAAGL; encoded by the coding sequence GTGTCCCGTCGTCTCTTCACCTCGGAGTCCGTGACCGAGGGTCACCCCGACAAGATCGCTGACCAGATCAGCGACACCATCCTCGACGCGCTGCTCCGCGAGGACCCGAACTCCCGCGTCGCCGTCGAGACCCTGATCACCACCGGCATGGTGCACGTGGCCGGCGAGGTCACGACCAAGGCCTACGCACCGATCCCGCAGCTGGTGCGGGACAAGATCCTGGAGATCGGCTACGACTCCTCGAAGAAGGGCTTCGACGGCGCCTCCTGCGGCGTGTCGGTGTCCATCGGCGCCCAGTCCCCGGACATCGCCCAGGGCGTCGACACCGCGTACGAGAACCGGGTCGAGGGCGACGAGGACGAACTGGACCGGCAGGGCGCCGGTGACCAGGGCCTGATGTTCGGTTACGCATCGGACGAGACACCGACGTTGATGCCGCTGCCGGTCTTCCTCGCGCACCGCCTGTCCAAGCGCCTGTCCGAGGTGCGCAAGAACGGCACCATCCCCTACCTGCGCCCGGACGGGAAGACCCAGATCACCATCGAGTACGACGGCGACAAGGCCGTCCGCCTCGACACCGTGGTGGTCTCCTCGCAGCACGCCTCCGACATCGACCTCGAGTCCCTGCTCGCCCCCGACATCCGCGAGTTCGTCGTGGAGCCGGAGCTGAAGGCGCTGCTGGACGAGGGCATCAAGCTGGACACCGAGAAGTACCGTCTGCTGGTCAATCCCACCGGCCGCTTCGAGATCGGCGGCCCGATGGGCGACGCGGGCCTCACCGGCCGCAAGATCATCATCGACACGTACGGCGGCATGGCCCGGCACGGCGGCGGCGCCTTCTCGGGCAAGGACCCGTCCAAGGTGGACCGCTCGGCGGCGTACGCGATGCGCTGGGTCGCCAAGAACGTGGTCGCGGCCGGTCTGGCCGCCCGCTGCGAGGTCCAGGTGGCGTACGCCATCGGCAAGGCCGAGCCGGTCGGTCTGTTCGTGGAGACCTTCGGCACTGCCAAGGTCGACACCGAGCTGATCGAGCGGGCGATCGACGAGGTGTTCGACCTCCGTCCGGCCGCCATCATCCGTGACCTGGATCTGCTCCGGCCGATCTACTCCCAGACCGCCGCCTACGGCCACTTCGGCCGTGAGCTGCCCGACTTCACCTGGGAGCGCACCAACCGCGTGGACGCGCTGCGCAAGGCGGCGGGGCTGTAG
- the gmk gene encoding guanylate kinase, which produces MAATPRGTTPVPPDVRPRLTVLSGPSGVGKSTVVAYMRKAHPEVWLSVSATTRKPRPGEQDGVHYFFVTDDEMDKLIANGELLEWAEFAGNRYGTPRAAVLEHLESGLPVLLEIDLQGARQVRESMTEAQLVFLAPPSWEELVRRLTGRGTESPEVVERRLGAAKIELAAEPEFDTTLVNTSVEDVARELLALMDVV; this is translated from the coding sequence ATGGCTGCAACACCCCGGGGGACGACCCCCGTACCCCCGGACGTACGTCCGCGGCTGACCGTGCTCTCCGGCCCCTCGGGGGTCGGCAAGAGCACGGTCGTCGCGTATATGCGCAAGGCGCACCCCGAGGTCTGGCTCTCGGTGTCGGCGACGACCCGCAAGCCGCGTCCCGGTGAACAGGACGGGGTCCACTACTTCTTCGTCACCGACGACGAGATGGACAAGCTGATCGCCAACGGTGAACTGCTGGAGTGGGCCGAGTTCGCCGGCAACCGCTACGGCACACCGCGCGCGGCGGTGCTCGAGCACCTGGAGTCGGGCCTGCCCGTCCTCCTGGAGATCGACCTCCAGGGTGCCCGCCAGGTCCGCGAGTCCATGACCGAGGCCCAGCTGGTCTTCCTGGCTCCTCCCTCCTGGGAGGAGCTGGTGCGCCGGCTCACCGGCAGGGGCACCGAGTCGCCCGAGGTGGTCGAGCGTCGGCTGGGGGCCGCGAAGATCGAGCTGGCGGCCGAGCCGGAGTTCGACACGACCCTGGTCAACACCTCCGTCGAGGACGTGGCCCGCGAGCTGCTAGCCTTGATGGACGTCGTGTGA
- a CDS encoding sugar-binding transcriptional regulator, whose protein sequence is MNSSEEIAVSGMSAAGRSAMRMGPAELVQAAAMARRFYLEGKSKIQIAEEFGVSRFKVARVLETALERDLVRIEIRVPAELDAERSDALRARYGLRHAVVVESPTEAAETPDPENLGEVAADLLGELVNEGDVLGLAWGRSTIHMAAALDRLAPCTVVQLTGVYDAGTAERGSVEAVRRAAQVSGGDAHPIYAPMLLPDAATAEALRHQTGIARAFEYFDKVTVACVSIGSWEPGISAVHDMLSDEEREHYASLGVAAEMSAHLFDADGRRVGRDLGERCITVKTHQLRKVPEVVAIAGGQRKGPAIDAVLSSGLVTSLVTDTSAADYLMAAGPAPRPALNRSDPDGS, encoded by the coding sequence GTGAACAGCAGTGAGGAGATCGCCGTGTCGGGTATGTCGGCGGCGGGCCGTTCAGCCATGCGGATGGGACCCGCTGAGCTGGTGCAGGCGGCGGCCATGGCCCGCCGCTTCTACCTAGAGGGCAAGTCCAAGATCCAGATCGCCGAGGAGTTCGGCGTCAGCCGCTTCAAGGTGGCACGGGTCCTGGAGACCGCCCTCGAACGGGATCTCGTACGCATCGAGATCCGCGTGCCGGCCGAGCTGGATGCGGAGCGCTCCGACGCGCTGCGCGCCCGCTACGGCCTCAGGCACGCCGTCGTGGTGGAGTCCCCGACCGAGGCCGCGGAGACACCCGACCCCGAGAACCTGGGAGAGGTGGCCGCCGACCTGCTCGGCGAACTGGTCAACGAAGGAGATGTGCTGGGCCTGGCCTGGGGCCGGTCCACCATCCACATGGCTGCGGCCCTGGACCGGCTGGCGCCCTGCACGGTCGTGCAGCTGACGGGCGTGTACGACGCCGGGACCGCCGAGCGCGGCTCGGTGGAGGCCGTACGGCGGGCCGCGCAGGTGTCGGGCGGCGACGCCCACCCCATCTACGCGCCGATGCTGCTCCCTGACGCGGCGACCGCCGAGGCGCTGCGCCACCAGACCGGTATCGCACGGGCCTTCGAGTACTTCGACAAGGTGACGGTCGCCTGCGTCTCCATCGGCTCCTGGGAGCCGGGCATCTCGGCGGTGCACGACATGCTCTCGGACGAGGAACGGGAACACTACGCCTCCCTGGGCGTCGCCGCCGAGATGTCCGCGCACCTCTTCGACGCCGACGGGCGCAGGGTCGGCCGGGACCTGGGGGAGCGCTGCATCACGGTGAAGACCCACCAGCTCCGCAAGGTCCCCGAGGTCGTCGCGATCGCCGGCGGGCAGCGCAAGGGCCCCGCGATCGACGCGGTGCTGAGCTCCGGCCTGGTCACCAGCCTGGTGACGGACACCTCCGCCGCCGACTACCTGATGGCGGCGGGGCCCGCGCCCAGGCCCGCCCTCAACCGGTCGGACCCGGACGGCTCCTGA